The genomic interval CTCCTCACGTTTTACGAAGCTTACAATCATTCACATATGTTACCCATACCAATACATTTACCCTGGCAATCATCCGATTTTAGGCTATCAGAATATTTGCTTTTGTCCTTTCAGCTTAATACCCCACCGTTGCCAGTGACGCATTTGAAAGTAGGGTTACTCCAGATGAATGGAGTAGTCCAAAAGTCGATATATAATAATATGCCGACTTAGACAGCTTGCTTAACAGCTTCTTGTGACCTGAGTGGTGTATCAGGACACGTCCAGTCGCACTTGCCTATAACGTTCCGCGAATACCCGAAGTTGGCGACCAACGGGAGTCAATTTGGGCGGAGCGAAGCGTAGCCGGGTATTCGCTGTTATGTTTAGTGCCCATTTTTTTGCTTCTGGTGAAGTTTTATTTCATCATATAAATCATTATAGATTTTTAATGATAATCTTCCTGCAGCTATTATATCTTTAGACACTCCTTCAATTAATATGCTCTTTGTTTCAAATAGATCCCAGCTATATGAGAAATCATGATTTGATTTCACATACGGACGAAACGTTTCAAGGTTTGGATGAGCACCTTTATCTATTGAGTTTTCATATTGCAATTTAAATTCATTTAGCCAAGACGGTGATTTAATTTCAAGAAATTTGAAAATCTCCTTCATTGAAAATTGAGATCGATTTTTTTTCTTGGATTCAACGTCATTATCCCGATTTAAATAGATAGCCTTGATTTCATTGTTATTGTTTATGTAATAACTATAAATAGAATTTTCTAAAATATTACGAATTAATGGATAGCAGGCTGGAAGCTGCAATGATTGAAGCAAAGTAAGTGAAGAAATTAATGCTTTTTTTGCAGTTATCATCAAAAAAGATGGTATAACAATTGAAGTTTTGGCATTTGTCTTTTCAAGAACAAAATAGCCTTTTAGAATTTCATCAAACTGACTAATTATGCTTACTTCTTTAGTATTAAAATGTTTAATATTATGTAAAATATCTTCTGAGATTTCTTTGGTTAAATATTCTTTTTCCACTACTGTTTACATCCTAAAAAATGGGCATTGAACATAACTATCCTTATATGTAGTCCTGGCACAAACACTTAATTAAGTATGTCTTGTTTCGACAAGTCATCAAGTAATTCATTTACTCTTTTTGATAAGCTGTTTTTTTCTAACAACTCGTTCCCAGTCCCAATTACAATTAATGTATCCTGAATAATATCAAATATTTGTGCCTTTGTTTCCATTAAATTCATTTCATTTGGACCAAGAGAAAAGAATAATCGGTCATCTTTTTTAAAAGTTATATCATCAGTTGCTTTGAGCTGCTCATGAACAAAGCCACTCAAAAAATTGTAACTGACATCATATGCTTTTCGAATATTTAGATTATCACAAATATTTCCAATACTAATTGAGCCGAATTTATTTTTCATCTTAGTTGGATCAAGATTCATTTCTCCCATTTTTTCTTCTATTGCTTTCAGCTCTTTTTCTTTTGATTGAAGATTTGTTAAAAGATTCCCAAAATCATCATTTTTTTGTATTCTGTATTCATATTCTGCTTTAAGCATTTTTATATCTGATTCATAAGAAGATAGAATCCATCCAAAAGCACCACCTATTGGATCCTTCTCATTTATATATGACAATCTAATCCCAATTTCCCAGATACTTCTATCCAAATTACTAGCACATTCTGGAAAACCAGAGAGAATAAGACTAAGCCCTGAAATCAATAGTCTGAAACATCTTGTCATTGTGATGCATGCTAAATAATCATGTGGGCGAGAGGAAACAGGTGAAATCTTTTGATTTAGTGCTTCTTGTAATATTGAATCAATATCTTCAATATATTTTAAAAAATTCAGGTGTTTTGTAGAGTTTGTCTTTAAAAATTCTGTGATTCTTTCTCTAAACCAATTCCAATCATAAACTTTCATTAAGAAAAATCCTTTGTGCTAGGATTACATATAACGGGCGGCGGTTAAGCGCAGTTACCGAAGCAGAAGCTTGCTTCGGCGAAGGTAATTGAGCTTAACCGCAGATAGGCGAAGTGCCGCAGGCACGCAGCCTCTCTGCGGTGGAACCGCCGCCCGATAGACAAAAAGCCGGAGGCGTTTTGTCTATCGTTCCGGGTTTACCTGAAGTTGCCAGGAAACCCCGAAGGGGTTGATAAAAACTTGGGAAATTGTATCACAATTTATCAAGTTTTTGTCACTGGCAATTTGGATGGAGCCGAAGGCGGAATCAGGTAAACCCTGTTATAGGCTGTACCGCACCCTTCTGTTACCAGTTTCTTAAAATTCTCGCGCCCCACCACCGGAGCCATGGATGGCGGAGGTGGTTTATACTAATGCAACAATATCCCTCCATGTAGGAGATTGATATATTCTCTCTAAATATGCAGCTTCGATTTCACTTGCATGTTGTTTTACATAAAGATTACCCGTTGCTTTAGATACTCGCATAATTGAATCCATTAGGAAATCAACCTCTTCTCTTATATTTGCATTTTGACCCATTTTAAGATATGATGATAATGCTATTTCTCTGGTAGCTTGCCGACGATCTGAATCCTTTTTTAGGGCATATATGTAAAGGCTCTCAACTAAATCCAAATGATTAAAGTCTGAAGTAGAAAGAGCCCCCCCCGAAGCCACCCATTGTGAAACGTGATGATATTTTATTTAGATCACTTTCAAGGATATAATTGGCATAAAATACGAAAACATCTCCAGCAAATTGTGTACGTGATATTATATTTTCAGAAATTTTCACTTTTAGCATATCTTTTGAATTATTAAATTTCTCAATCAAAAGACTCAAAAGATATTGGTTATCTATCTTCTCATTCTCAGGGATTTCTCGGAGTAAAAAGCTTGATGCATAATTATATTTTAATACCCCTTTTTCTAAAACAAGTTCTTTTAAAAACAACTCCTTAGAGAGATCATCAAGTTTTACACCAACAAGTCCCATTAATTCTCGAACAATTACATTGTATAAATTACCCATATTTCTATTTAGATACGTTATTAGTTTTACTTTTATCTTCTCTAACTGATAAGGAATAAGATCACTAATATTTTGAATTATATATCCACTAAATGCTATTACTTGTCTATCATCTATTGATTTTGGAGTAAACTCTTCTATTATATAACTTAGTATATCTTTTTTTGGAATATACCTCTCTAAATAGTTTATGGAAAATGACTCATAATTATGCGAAAAGACACCTTCGATAACCGTAGGAAATCCAGAAAGGGCGGCCCCGATTAACATTTCCTTTGATATTTTCTCACAAACTATATTAAAATCAATTTTATTTAATAAATAACAAATTACTTGCTGTATTCGATATTTACAATCTTGCGGATTATTCATTGGGTATTTTTGTAATGTTGATGTAATCCATTGGAATATTTTCTTTTTCTTTGCTTTATCGAGAATAGTGAATTCAATATGATTAGTGCTTAAATATCGAGCAAAATGTATACCCCAATCTGAACCATATATTTTATCAGCATATGACAGGAATAGTTCTTTCTTTATTTTATTATCATTGCCTCTAAGTAAAGAATGCGAATATTGAGAAACAAAAGTATTGATTTCAAGATTTCTCCTAAAAAAGTGATGATTCAATAAATCTTCATCTATAATTATATCTTTATTTAAAAAATCGAATAGAATATTAATCGCTTCTATTAATAGCTCTTTATTAAATAAGACGTCTATATCGATCTGAGGTTTGATTTTGAGTAATTCATCTTCTTTCTTTCTTTTTTCTTGCTCTGAAGCTTTATCAAGTAGTATTCTTTGTAAATCAATATTTAAGGTATTTAATATTTCTTTGTATAAATGATGTTCAGAGTATATTGAACTTTTAAAATAATTAAAAATTTCATTCACTTTTGAAGATTTTTCAGAATTGAATTTATCACAAATAAAATAATAGTCCTCAATTACTACAATATTCTTATATAATGATGCTGAGAGCTCATGCCATGCGAAATATTTAAAGTTCTCATCCTGAGCAAGTTTAAATATAATCTTCCAGAAAACGGGATTACTTAATTTACATACATTAAGTATTTTATCAAACCAATAACCAATATTAATACATTTAATTTGATTTAGTAGAAATTCTTCAACAAGTTTAATATTTATTTTCGATGATATAAATAGATGATTCTTAATTCCTTCAGTAAAT from Marispirochaeta sp. carries:
- a CDS encoding DUF5677 domain-containing protein, which translates into the protein MKVYDWNWFRERITEFLKTNSTKHLNFLKYIEDIDSILQEALNQKISPVSSRPHDYLACITMTRCFRLLISGLSLILSGFPECASNLDRSIWEIGIRLSYINEKDPIGGAFGWILSSYESDIKMLKAEYEYRIQKNDDFGNLLTNLQSKEKELKAIEEKMGEMNLDPTKMKNKFGSISIGNICDNLNIRKAYDVSYNFLSGFVHEQLKATDDITFKKDDRLFFSLGPNEMNLMETKAQIFDIIQDTLIVIGTGNELLEKNSLSKRVNELLDDLSKQDILN